A genome region from Caldalkalibacillus uzonensis includes the following:
- a CDS encoding ABC transporter substrate-binding protein, which translates to MLKKYSLLFAILVMVLLLSACGGGGETTNEGDTEIIGSESDDAVELTFWTFQGLHIDFFEDAVLRWNEEYPDRQIRLIAQAYPYDNMHNNLLLALQSGTGAPDLADIEISRFSNYLQGDVQLLPLNDVLEPVIENFVQSRLDIYAANGNYYGMPTHVGATVMYYNMDIMNEAGIDPADIETWDDFVEAGKQVVERTGKPMLTVETGEIMGYWSMLTQRQTDFFDEEGNITVDSQDAIEVLQFLHDLVHVNNIAQLTPGGGHHAEEYYAFMNDEGAAAVLMPMWYMGRFLDYMPDLEGKMKIYPLPAWEPGGYRSAGMGGTGTVVTNQTEHPELAKEFLAFAKATSEGNIKLWQVLGFDPPRWDVWDSPELREDNKYYQYFGDNIFDVLLEIREEIYPVNITPNTPEVNSLITSNVLHNVLREQNQTPEEALTELANQFR; encoded by the coding sequence ATGCTAAAAAAATATTCTCTGTTATTTGCCATCCTTGTGATGGTACTACTGTTATCGGCTTGTGGTGGAGGCGGGGAAACCACAAATGAGGGAGATACTGAAATTATCGGATCTGAAAGTGACGATGCAGTTGAGTTAACATTTTGGACATTTCAAGGGTTGCATATCGATTTCTTTGAAGATGCGGTATTACGATGGAACGAAGAATATCCAGACCGCCAAATCAGACTAATAGCCCAAGCTTATCCCTATGATAACATGCATAATAACTTGTTACTTGCTTTACAGTCAGGAACGGGTGCTCCCGATTTAGCAGATATTGAAATCAGTCGGTTTTCTAATTACTTACAAGGTGATGTTCAACTTCTTCCACTCAATGATGTGCTCGAACCTGTAATAGAAAACTTTGTACAATCAAGACTAGATATCTATGCAGCCAATGGCAATTACTATGGGATGCCTACCCATGTTGGTGCCACAGTAATGTATTACAATATGGATATTATGAATGAAGCAGGGATTGACCCAGCAGACATTGAGACGTGGGATGATTTTGTAGAAGCAGGCAAGCAAGTGGTTGAAAGAACTGGAAAGCCTATGTTAACAGTAGAAACAGGTGAAATTATGGGCTACTGGTCTATGTTGACACAACGCCAAACAGACTTTTTTGATGAAGAAGGTAACATCACTGTAGATAGTCAGGATGCAATTGAAGTATTACAGTTTTTACATGATTTAGTGCATGTAAATAACATTGCCCAACTTACTCCTGGTGGAGGACATCATGCTGAAGAATACTATGCCTTTATGAATGATGAAGGTGCTGCAGCTGTTCTGATGCCTATGTGGTACATGGGCAGATTCTTGGATTACATGCCTGACCTCGAAGGGAAAATGAAGATTTATCCCTTGCCGGCTTGGGAACCAGGGGGTTATCGTTCAGCCGGAATGGGTGGAACAGGAACAGTGGTGACGAATCAGACAGAACATCCAGAGTTAGCCAAGGAATTTCTTGCTTTTGCTAAGGCAACTTCGGAAGGGAACATTAAGTTATGGCAAGTGCTTGGTTTTGATCCACCCAGATGGGATGTATGGGATTCTCCAGAGTTAAGGGAAGATAATAAATATTACCAATACTTCGGTGATAACATCTTCGATGTACTTCTTGAAATTAGGGAAGAGATTTACCCAGTTAACATCACACCAAATACACCAGAAGTGAATAGTTTGATTACATCAAATGTACTGCACAACGTATTGCGTGAACAAAATCAGACACCTGAAGAAGCACTGACAGAACTGGCTAATCAGTTCCGTTAA
- a CDS encoding ArsR/SmtB family transcription factor has translation MKVDISEQSLPVFEALASQIRLKVIHLLAEQPMNIRELAQAVGLSNAIMTMHVKKLEKAGIIESKMIPGKAGLQKLCFLNVDKIEIIFPSKQENKREFHQVDVSVGHFTDFNIKPTCGLATPEKIIGEFDDPRYFLDPERVNAKILWFGQGYIEYKVPNFLLASQEPEELEISLELSSEAPFTNNNWPSDIAFYLNGVHLGTWTSPGDFGDKRGKYTPEWWPSVVNQYGLLKHLRITEKGTYMDGIKLSEVTLLDIGIRETQWTFRIAVHEDAQHVGGVTIYGTGFGNYNQDIIFRLYYSPVPQPVENGTTNS, from the coding sequence ATGAAAGTGGACATTTCTGAACAATCATTGCCTGTTTTTGAGGCATTAGCCAGCCAAATCAGGCTAAAAGTGATACACCTTCTGGCTGAACAGCCCATGAATATCCGGGAATTAGCTCAAGCAGTGGGCTTAAGCAACGCGATTATGACCATGCATGTCAAAAAGCTGGAGAAAGCGGGCATTATCGAATCTAAAATGATCCCGGGCAAAGCAGGTTTACAGAAATTATGCTTTCTTAATGTAGACAAAATCGAAATTATATTTCCATCAAAACAAGAAAACAAAAGAGAATTTCACCAAGTTGATGTCTCTGTCGGCCATTTTACAGATTTTAATATCAAGCCGACCTGCGGGTTGGCGACACCTGAGAAAATCATTGGTGAATTTGACGATCCCCGTTACTTTCTCGATCCAGAAAGGGTTAACGCCAAGATCTTATGGTTTGGGCAAGGTTATATTGAATACAAGGTGCCTAACTTCCTTTTGGCCAGCCAGGAACCGGAGGAACTTGAGATCTCGCTGGAATTATCTTCGGAAGCACCGTTTACCAATAACAATTGGCCCTCAGATATTGCCTTTTATTTAAACGGTGTCCATTTGGGCACTTGGACCAGCCCAGGAGATTTCGGGGACAAACGGGGCAAATACACACCTGAATGGTGGCCCAGCGTGGTGAATCAGTATGGCCTGCTCAAACACCTGCGCATTACAGAGAAGGGCACTTACATGGACGGCATCAAATTATCTGAAGTCACCCTTCTTGATATTGGGATCCGCGAGACACAGTGGACCTTTCGCATCGCCGTTCATGAGGATGCCCAGCATGTCGGTGGCGTGACCATCTATGGAACCGGCTTCGGCAACTATAACCAGGATATTATCTTCCGCCTCTATTACTCCCCCGTCCCCCAGCCTGTTGAGAATGGGACAACAAACTCATAA
- a CDS encoding sn-glycerol-1-phosphate dehydrogenase, producing the protein MLSFIAKINSQAQSCSCGHHHAQITLDGTIASGAIRLVPGYIGAKGLNTVCVVADRNTDQAAGEELRHLLQKANFQVQQCLLPENKHGDVVADECAVVQLLLSVTNETELLLAVGSGTIHDIVRFVCAKTGKPFLSIPTAASVDGFTSAGAPLMINQVKQTVKAISPLAIFADLDILEQSPRDMTAAGFGDMLGKWTSLADWRFSKAMANEPFCPLAFRLTEESLLMCIQHVDEIASGSKEGLRILMEALIKSGLSMLLVGHSRPASGGEHHLSHMWEMEHLRAGRPQRLHGAKVGVAAVIISSLYRTLAHIERREPFSDYLKLPEPTQLARWLKTVGGPSTPEELGIERKNMVQTLKAAPDLRPRMTGLRYIRDHHPRLLAEVVQDMTTQPQIEVNHGCVAVKKEKEQGGL; encoded by the coding sequence ATGCTTTCCTTTATCGCCAAGATTAATTCACAGGCACAATCGTGCAGCTGCGGGCACCACCATGCCCAGATTACGCTGGATGGCACCATTGCCTCAGGGGCTATTCGCCTCGTCCCCGGTTATATCGGCGCCAAAGGCCTAAATACTGTTTGCGTGGTAGCTGACCGGAATACTGATCAGGCTGCTGGAGAAGAGTTGCGTCATTTGCTCCAAAAAGCTAACTTTCAGGTTCAACAATGTCTGCTTCCTGAAAATAAACACGGTGATGTGGTAGCAGATGAATGCGCTGTGGTTCAACTCTTGCTGAGCGTGACAAACGAAACGGAGCTGCTTTTAGCTGTAGGTTCCGGCACCATTCATGACATTGTGCGTTTTGTCTGCGCAAAAACGGGTAAGCCTTTTCTGTCAATCCCCACTGCGGCTTCAGTGGATGGCTTTACATCCGCTGGAGCCCCTTTGATGATTAATCAAGTGAAACAAACGGTAAAAGCCATTTCCCCTCTGGCCATTTTTGCAGATTTAGACATATTGGAACAGTCTCCCCGGGATATGACAGCGGCAGGTTTTGGAGATATGCTGGGTAAATGGACATCTTTAGCCGATTGGCGCTTCTCCAAAGCAATGGCCAATGAGCCATTCTGTCCCCTTGCTTTCCGTCTGACAGAAGAATCCCTGTTGATGTGCATCCAACATGTGGATGAGATTGCGTCAGGCAGTAAAGAGGGACTGCGGATTTTAATGGAGGCCCTCATCAAATCGGGATTGTCCATGCTGTTAGTGGGACATTCACGGCCGGCCTCCGGAGGGGAACACCATTTGTCCCATATGTGGGAAATGGAACATCTTAGGGCCGGTCGACCACAGCGGTTACATGGTGCCAAGGTGGGGGTAGCTGCGGTGATCATCTCAAGTTTATATCGCACATTGGCCCACATAGAACGCAGAGAACCGTTTAGTGACTATTTGAAGCTTCCGGAACCAACACAATTGGCCAGGTGGCTAAAAACCGTCGGCGGCCCCAGCACGCCCGAAGAACTTGGCATTGAAAGGAAGAACATGGTTCAGACTTTAAAAGCTGCGCCAGATTTAAGGCCAAGAATGACAGGACTAAGGTACATTCGGGACCATCATCCCCGTTTATTGGCAGAAGTTGTACAAGATATGACGACACAGCCGCAGATTGAGGTTAATCACGGCTGTGTCGCTGTCAAGAAGGAAAAGGAGCAAGGAGGCTTATGA
- the arfA gene encoding arabinosylfuranosidase ArfA, which produces MTNSLKAKMVIDKDFRISDIDPRIYGSFIEHLGRAVYGGIYEPDHPQADQNGFRRDVMELVKELRVPIVRYPGGNMVSAYNWEDGVGPEEQRPRRLELAWRTIETNEFGTNEFVQWAKEVNAEVMMAVNLGTRGIDAARNFIEYCNHPGGTYWSDLRKKHGFEQPHHIKTWCLGNEMDGPWQIGHKTPEEYGRLAVETAKAMRLVDPTIELVACGSSNSSMPTFPEWEAITLEHTYEQVDYISLHTYYGNRENDTANFLAKSLDMDHFIKTVISTCDYIKAKKRSKKTINLSFDEWNVWYHSNEADKKIEPWTIAPPQLEDVYNFEDALLVGCMLITLLKHADRVKIACLAQLVNVIAPIMTENGGRSWRQTIYYPYLHASLFGRGISLQPVISSPVYDSKDFTDVPYLEPAVVYNEEQDELTIFAVNRHLEKSLEVTCDVRSFEGYRIVEHIVLEHDDLKATNTAEVERVKPHTSGKSILNDGLLQASLSKASWNVIRLRKEHR; this is translated from the coding sequence ATGACCAATTCGCTAAAAGCTAAGATGGTGATTGACAAGGATTTCCGAATCTCTGACATTGATCCCCGTATCTATGGTTCTTTTATCGAGCATTTGGGCAGAGCCGTTTATGGAGGTATCTACGAACCGGATCATCCCCAGGCAGACCAGAATGGGTTTCGCCGGGACGTGATGGAACTGGTCAAGGAATTAAGGGTGCCCATAGTCCGCTATCCAGGCGGCAACATGGTTTCAGCATATAACTGGGAAGACGGTGTCGGTCCCGAGGAACAGCGGCCGCGCCGGCTAGAACTGGCCTGGAGAACAATTGAAACCAATGAATTTGGGACCAATGAGTTTGTCCAATGGGCCAAGGAGGTTAATGCTGAGGTCATGATGGCGGTGAATCTTGGCACCCGTGGCATCGACGCTGCCCGAAATTTTATTGAATACTGCAACCATCCAGGAGGGACCTATTGGAGCGACCTGCGCAAAAAACATGGCTTTGAGCAACCTCATCACATTAAAACATGGTGCCTGGGGAATGAGATGGATGGCCCTTGGCAGATTGGGCACAAAACACCAGAAGAATATGGCCGGTTAGCTGTGGAAACAGCCAAGGCGATGCGCTTAGTGGACCCAACCATTGAATTGGTCGCCTGTGGCAGTTCTAACTCCAGCATGCCCACATTTCCGGAGTGGGAAGCCATTACGTTGGAGCATACGTATGAGCAGGTCGATTATATATCGTTACACACCTACTATGGCAACAGGGAAAATGATACGGCAAATTTCTTAGCCAAGTCGCTGGATATGGATCATTTTATTAAAACGGTGATATCGACCTGTGACTATATTAAAGCAAAGAAGCGCAGCAAGAAAACAATCAACCTCAGCTTTGACGAGTGGAATGTGTGGTACCATTCCAATGAGGCAGACAAAAAAATTGAGCCTTGGACAATTGCACCCCCCCAATTAGAAGACGTTTATAATTTTGAAGACGCTTTGTTAGTCGGGTGCATGCTGATCACGTTATTAAAGCATGCTGACCGGGTCAAAATCGCGTGTTTGGCCCAATTAGTCAACGTCATTGCGCCCATTATGACGGAGAATGGGGGACGCTCTTGGCGGCAAACCATTTATTATCCGTATCTGCATGCCTCCCTTTTTGGACGGGGTATTTCCTTGCAGCCTGTGATCTCATCCCCCGTTTATGACAGCAAGGATTTTACCGATGTTCCCTATTTGGAACCTGCCGTTGTTTATAACGAAGAGCAAGACGAATTGACCATTTTTGCAGTTAACCGCCATCTTGAAAAATCCCTTGAAGTGACTTGTGATGTGCGCAGTTTCGAAGGATATCGGATTGTAGAACACATTGTCCTTGAGCACGACGATTTAAAAGCGACAAACACGGCTGAAGTGGAACGGGTCAAGCCGCATACATCTGGAAAATCCATATTAAATGACGGCCTGCTCCAAGCCAGCTTATCCAAGGCATCGTGGAACGTGATCCGTCTGAGGAAGGAACACAGATAA
- a CDS encoding alpha-N-arabinofuranosidase: protein MENQVVINTDITKGKISRYIYGHFAEHLGRCIYEGIWVGEDSHIPNTYGIRQDVVEALKKIKVPVLRWPGGCFADEYHWKDGVGPRERRKKMINTHWGGVVENNHFGTHEFMLLCEMIGCEPYISGNVGSGTVQEMSEWIEYITFDGTSSMADWRRENGREKPWRLKYFGIGNENWGCGGHMHPQYYADLYRRYQTYVRNYGDNRLYKIACGPNTDDYEWMETVMREAHQWMDGISLHYYTVPGDWWTGKGSATDFDEKEWFVTLKKALRMEELITKHTNIMDKYDPEKRIGLIVDEWGTWYDVEPGTNPGFLYQQNTIRDALVAGVTFNIFNHHCDRVHMANLAQLVNVLQSVMLTDGEKMILTPTYHVFDMYQVHQDAWLLDTYLTSANYEHGGELLPQISVSASKDEIGLIHISLCNLSHESSAKVHIQLRGSDSAHFEVKGVELTAQDMRAHNTFEEPDAVEPTEYRRYTVTDQGIEAMLSPMSVTVLELNLKQEQ from the coding sequence ATGGAAAACCAGGTGGTGATCAATACGGATATCACCAAGGGTAAAATCAGCCGGTATATTTACGGACATTTTGCTGAACATTTGGGACGCTGTATCTATGAAGGCATTTGGGTTGGTGAAGACTCTCACATTCCCAATACATACGGCATCCGGCAGGATGTTGTTGAGGCGTTGAAAAAAATAAAAGTCCCTGTTTTAAGATGGCCGGGTGGCTGTTTTGCCGATGAGTACCATTGGAAGGATGGGGTGGGGCCCAGGGAAAGGAGAAAGAAAATGATCAACACCCACTGGGGAGGTGTTGTGGAAAATAATCACTTTGGCACACACGAGTTTATGTTGCTTTGCGAAATGATCGGTTGTGAGCCCTATATATCCGGCAATGTTGGCAGCGGGACTGTCCAGGAAATGTCGGAGTGGATAGAATACATCACCTTTGATGGCACATCTTCCATGGCCGACTGGCGCAGGGAGAATGGCAGGGAAAAACCGTGGCGCCTGAAATACTTTGGCATAGGCAATGAAAATTGGGGTTGCGGAGGGCACATGCATCCCCAATATTATGCTGACCTTTACCGGAGATACCAAACCTATGTGCGTAACTATGGGGATAATCGCCTTTACAAGATTGCTTGTGGCCCCAATACTGACGATTATGAGTGGATGGAAACGGTGATGCGTGAAGCGCATCAGTGGATGGACGGCATCAGCCTGCATTATTATACGGTCCCTGGAGACTGGTGGACCGGAAAAGGATCAGCAACAGACTTTGATGAAAAAGAATGGTTTGTCACTTTGAAAAAAGCACTGAGGATGGAAGAATTGATCACGAAGCACACCAACATCATGGATAAGTATGACCCAGAGAAAAGAATCGGCCTCATTGTTGATGAGTGGGGCACCTGGTATGATGTGGAACCGGGGACAAACCCAGGGTTTCTCTATCAGCAAAACACCATTCGTGACGCACTAGTGGCTGGCGTTACGTTTAATATTTTCAATCACCACTGTGATAGGGTGCATATGGCTAATCTTGCCCAACTGGTTAATGTTCTTCAGTCAGTGATGCTGACAGATGGGGAAAAGATGATTCTCACCCCCACTTACCATGTGTTTGACATGTATCAAGTTCACCAAGACGCCTGGCTGTTGGATACCTATCTTACCAGTGCCAATTATGAACACGGCGGTGAACTTCTGCCGCAAATCTCGGTATCTGCGTCCAAAGACGAGATAGGTCTTATTCATATCAGTTTATGCAACCTCAGTCATGAATCAAGCGCAAAGGTTCACATTCAGTTACGTGGTTCGGACTCGGCTCATTTTGAGGTGAAAGGAGTAGAATTAACCGCCCAAGATATGCGGGCCCATAACACATTCGAAGAGCCTGACGCTGTTGAGCCAACGGAGTACCGGCGTTATACCGTCACTGACCAGGGGATTGAAGCCATGCTTTCGCCAATGTCAGTAACGGTTCTTGAATTAAATCTGAAACAGGAACAATAA
- a CDS encoding MATE family efflux transporter — protein sequence MKQPKEEGRGLSLVALTWPIFIEILLFMMVQFADIFMLSFISDEAVAAVGVANDLMVITFILFNFVAVGTGVVVAQYLGAKKKAEASKIEANALVVNVVFGLMVSLVLVIFRQELLGLFSLDPDVKGYASGYMLIVGCTLFTQALLFTLAAIIRSNGFTRDAMYVSLGMNVVNVIGNYLFIFGALGVPQLGVTGVAISTAASRILGMITLFILLYRRLEVRIEWQDYLTLNKGYLKKILQVGAPAAGEHMVYQVQQLVFTFFISMLGTAALATKVYTFNLMMFILLFSLSVGQGMQILIGHLVGAGRMEEAYRRAFKSLKVSMLITVSMAVVFAVFRESLIRIYTDDPHIISLGATLLLICLILEPGRTFNLVLISSLRATGDARFPFKMAVVSMWGISVPLAYVLGIHFGLGLIGVWVAYTVDEWFRGLIMLGRWRSRKWESKVLVEQHGEQTVI from the coding sequence ATGAAACAACCTAAGGAAGAAGGGCGCGGGTTAAGCCTGGTTGCTTTAACCTGGCCCATTTTTATTGAAATCTTATTGTTTATGATGGTGCAGTTTGCCGATATATTCATGCTCAGCTTTATTTCCGATGAAGCCGTCGCTGCGGTAGGTGTAGCGAATGACCTGATGGTCATCACTTTTATCTTATTTAACTTTGTGGCGGTTGGAACCGGTGTGGTCGTGGCCCAGTACCTGGGGGCCAAGAAGAAGGCTGAAGCGTCCAAGATTGAGGCCAATGCACTGGTCGTCAATGTGGTCTTTGGGCTTATGGTCAGCCTGGTGCTGGTGATCTTCAGACAGGAACTGCTGGGATTGTTTAGCCTGGATCCAGATGTGAAGGGCTATGCCAGCGGTTATATGCTGATTGTGGGCTGTACCTTGTTTACCCAGGCCCTGCTGTTTACATTAGCCGCCATCATTCGTTCCAACGGGTTTACTCGGGATGCCATGTATGTTTCCTTAGGAATGAACGTGGTAAATGTGATTGGGAATTATCTGTTCATCTTCGGCGCTTTGGGCGTGCCCCAATTGGGCGTTACAGGGGTGGCCATCTCGACTGCGGCCAGCCGCATATTGGGCATGATCACCCTGTTTATCCTGCTGTACCGCCGGTTAGAGGTGCGCATTGAATGGCAGGATTACTTGACCCTCAACAAAGGTTACCTGAAAAAAATCCTGCAGGTAGGGGCGCCTGCCGCCGGGGAGCACATGGTCTACCAGGTTCAGCAGCTTGTTTTTACCTTTTTTATCTCCATGTTGGGCACGGCTGCCCTGGCTACTAAAGTATACACATTCAACCTGATGATGTTTATCTTGTTGTTCAGCCTTTCCGTTGGGCAAGGTATGCAGATTTTAATCGGCCATCTCGTTGGTGCGGGGCGAATGGAGGAAGCCTACCGGCGGGCATTTAAAAGCTTGAAAGTCAGCATGCTGATCACGGTCAGCATGGCTGTTGTGTTTGCGGTGTTCCGGGAGTCCCTGATCAGGATTTATACGGATGATCCCCATATTATCTCTCTGGGCGCCACCCTGTTGCTTATTTGTTTGATCTTGGAACCGGGGCGCACCTTTAACCTGGTGCTGATCAGTTCCTTGCGGGCAACCGGTGATGCGCGCTTTCCTTTCAAGATGGCCGTTGTTTCCATGTGGGGCATCAGTGTCCCACTCGCTTATGTGCTGGGTATTCACTTCGGCTTGGGTTTAATCGGGGTGTGGGTCGCCTACACAGTGGATGAATGGTTCAGGGGCCTGATCATGCTCGGCCGGTGGAGAAGCCGCAAATGGGAGAGTAAAGTGTTAGTAGAACAGCATGGGGAACAGACAGTGATCTGA
- a CDS encoding aldo/keto reductase family protein: MNYRRLGRSGLKVSEISLGSWLTFGKSVDKETAVKTIQKAYELGVNFFDSANVYERGEGERVMAVALKPFPRESYVITTKAFWPMGDGPNDRGLSRKHVFEQVHASLKRMKLDYIDIFYCHRYDPETPVDETLRTIDDLIRQGKILYAGVSEWTAAQIREALHVADKYLLDRIVVNQPQYNMLYRYIEEEIIPLCEENGIAQVVFSPLAQGVLTGKYKRGQIPQDSRAAKDDINMFIGKFLEEQVLEKVERLERVAKELNMSLSTLALAWVLRQDNVASALVGASRPEQIEENVKASGVHLSQEVIEKIEEILAS, encoded by the coding sequence ATGAACTACCGCCGGTTGGGCCGTTCCGGGTTAAAGGTGAGTGAGATCAGCCTGGGAAGTTGGTTGACCTTTGGCAAATCAGTCGATAAGGAAACGGCTGTCAAAACCATTCAAAAGGCCTATGAATTGGGTGTCAACTTCTTTGATTCAGCCAACGTATATGAACGTGGGGAGGGGGAAAGGGTGATGGCGGTAGCTTTAAAACCCTTTCCCCGGGAGTCCTATGTCATTACCACCAAGGCATTCTGGCCCATGGGAGACGGGCCGAATGACAGGGGCTTGTCCCGGAAGCATGTGTTTGAGCAGGTTCATGCCAGTTTAAAGCGGATGAAGCTGGATTATATTGATATATTCTACTGCCACCGCTATGATCCTGAGACACCGGTGGATGAAACCTTAAGGACAATTGATGATCTGATCCGGCAAGGCAAAATCTTATATGCCGGGGTGAGTGAATGGACGGCAGCTCAAATCCGGGAGGCGCTTCATGTGGCGGATAAATACTTGCTTGATCGAATCGTGGTCAATCAGCCTCAATATAATATGTTGTACCGGTACATTGAAGAAGAAATTATTCCGTTGTGTGAGGAGAATGGCATTGCCCAAGTGGTTTTCTCGCCTTTGGCCCAAGGGGTGCTGACCGGCAAATACAAGCGGGGACAAATTCCCCAAGACAGCCGGGCTGCCAAGGATGACATCAATATGTTTATCGGCAAGTTTTTGGAAGAGCAAGTATTGGAAAAAGTGGAGCGGCTGGAGCGAGTGGCCAAGGAACTCAATATGAGTTTGTCCACATTGGCGCTTGCCTGGGTTTTACGTCAGGACAACGTGGCTAGTGCTTTGGTTGGGGCCAGCCGTCCCGAGCAGATTGAGGAGAACGTAAAAGCATCAGGTGTACATTTGTCACAAGAAGTGATTGAGAAAATTGAAGAAATTCTGGCCAGTTAA
- the dgoD gene encoding galactonate dehydratase — protein sequence MKITSMECFIVPPRWLFLKIETDEGIVGWGEPIVEGKAYTVKAAVEEMSDYLIGKDPLRIEDHWQTLYRGGFYRGGPVLMSAIAGIDQALWDIKGKFYNAPIYELLGGACRDSVRVYSWIGGDRPSEVGQAAKEKAEAGFTAVKMNGTEELQYIDSYKKIDQILERVAAIREAVGDDFGIAIDFHGRVHKPMAKILARELEPFRPMFIEEPVLPENNEALREIARVTTIPIATGERMFSRWDFKGLLADGYVDIIQPDLSHAGGITECKKIFSMAEAYDVAVAPHCPLGPIALAACLQVDATAYNVFIQEQSLGIHYNQGNDILDYLEDPTVFEYKNGYVDILKGPGLGITVNEEFVRKQAQIGHNWKNPVWRHQDGTIAEW from the coding sequence ATGAAAATTACAAGTATGGAGTGTTTTATCGTACCGCCGCGCTGGCTATTCTTAAAAATTGAAACGGATGAAGGCATTGTAGGATGGGGAGAACCTATTGTCGAAGGAAAAGCTTATACCGTGAAAGCAGCAGTAGAAGAAATGAGTGATTATTTAATAGGGAAGGACCCGTTGAGAATAGAAGATCACTGGCAAACACTCTATCGTGGCGGGTTTTATCGGGGCGGTCCAGTTTTGATGAGTGCCATCGCGGGCATTGACCAAGCTTTATGGGATATTAAAGGAAAATTCTATAACGCCCCAATTTACGAATTACTAGGAGGGGCGTGCCGGGATTCGGTCCGGGTCTATTCCTGGATAGGCGGTGACCGTCCGAGCGAGGTGGGACAGGCGGCAAAAGAAAAGGCAGAGGCTGGATTTACTGCCGTTAAAATGAATGGTACTGAGGAGTTGCAATATATTGATTCCTATAAAAAGATTGATCAGATTTTGGAACGGGTAGCTGCCATTCGTGAAGCGGTTGGCGATGATTTTGGAATTGCCATTGATTTTCACGGACGTGTGCATAAACCGATGGCCAAAATATTAGCCAGAGAGCTTGAACCGTTCCGTCCGATGTTTATTGAGGAACCTGTATTACCGGAAAATAATGAAGCGTTACGGGAAATAGCCCGGGTAACGACGATCCCAATCGCTACAGGTGAGCGCATGTTTTCACGTTGGGACTTTAAAGGCTTACTGGCAGATGGTTACGTAGATATTATTCAGCCCGATCTTTCCCATGCAGGCGGAATTACTGAATGCAAGAAGATCTTCTCCATGGCAGAAGCTTACGATGTAGCCGTCGCACCTCATTGTCCCCTTGGTCCTATCGCATTAGCGGCATGTCTTCAAGTTGATGCTACGGCTTACAATGTATTTATTCAAGAGCAAAGTTTAGGTATTCACTACAATCAAGGGAACGATATATTGGATTATCTTGAAGACCCCACCGTATTTGAATATAAAAATGGATATGTAGATATCCTTAAAGGCCCCGGACTGGGTATTACCGTTAATGAAGAATTTGTTAGAAAACAGGCTCAGATTGGACATAACTGGAAAAATCCTGTGTGGAGGCATCAAGACGGAACGATTGCGGAGTGGTAA